The genomic region GGTTTCagtaaacaaatttttttctgATAGATTCCATGTTAACTGATACAAAGATTTCAACAAAGGATTGTCTTTCATCTGCTCATGTACAACTAAGGAGTAGTACAAGATTCTTTTCCGTTGTTACAAAACTAATGTGAAATATTAGATGATTGACAGTGATTAAGCATCAATACCGAAATATCTGTATCAAGTATCTAAAAACAAGGGCAGAATTTTATAATCCTACTTCACCGTGAAATTTGGCACCGTATCTTCCAAGCTAAAATGCCAAAATATGACCTTTTATCATAGTATAACTATTTTTTGTTCTACTTTAACCAGAATCCTGAGGCAGCTAAAAGAACAAATTAATGAATAATCGCATGACATGATCAAGTTAATGAATGGCACAAAAGGCTGGAAAGCTAACcaatgaattggatgaggaGGAAATCTAACCTGCGAAAGAGTACTTTCCCCACTCTGGCAGTCAAAGTTGGATATGCTTCTTTGGGCTTTGCAGACTTCATTTCATTCCTCGCGTGTTTAAATGCCAAAAGTAAGTCTTCCAGCACATTTTCTGTTATAGATTCCCAAGGGCTCCTTGGCAAGTTCCATTTCACCTCACCGCCTTCTATCAAGTATCAGCCAAACAAATCCATAACCCAAGTAACAACTTATAAGATACATGCACAAAAAGAATTATTAAAGTTCTAACCATTATCTAGACCAGTATTCATCAAAGCTAGATGATTTCCTCCAACATTCAGCTCATCAGACTCCAAGGTAACGGGCTCAAGATTAACAGAAGATGGGAACTGGTTCTCGTCATCCAAAGGGATGGCATACCATCCATGTGTAGAATGGTGTGCATAAACTATATTTTCATCCACTTTAGACTTATAATATGGCTTGACATTTAAGTTTTTCTTGAACTGAGGAGCAAGCAGCTCTGGAGTGAGCAATGGCATCTCCGGTTCCTTCGAGTGCCGCCTGTGTGGTGGAACGTAAGCCATTGTAGAACTAGCACTTATGCCTATAAAACCAAAGGATCAAAGTGAGGGCAACCGAACatcaaaaagaaaagaggatTTAAAACAGAGTACTCATGTTTATGCAAGAACAAGTATTCTTTCTCATGTTTATTGAAGAAAGTCCAGCCTGTTGATGTGTTAATTCTTATTggtttgtttggttgctgaagaaaatgaagaaagttgaaacCTTTCATTCGAATCCAGAACAAGAGAAATGATAAAGAGACTCTCCCAAAGTGCTGATTCTCCATGGACTCTCTACCACCTCACAGTTTATAGTTAATTCTCGTGCCAAAAACATGAAGTGGTAGAGAGTTCACAGAGAGttccacttttgagagagtctctTTCGCATTTCTCTCTGAACaagtacaaaaattacaaaaagggTTCGCCTAGTAAAGTAAAAATCTGATTATGGTAGGGTTCTTCAACTGGGTAATTTTCTTGATCACTTTCTTGGAGCAAAATACATAGCTTTGAATTGATATGAACACAGAAGTAAAATACATAGCTTCGGATTGATATGAACACAGAAGTAAAATACATAGCTTCGGATTGATATGAACACAGAACAGAGCAGATAAAACATTCAAAGTTATTATATAAAGAAGATCAAATAATTATTGGGGATGATTTTataagtagagagagagagagagagagagagagagagagagagagagagagagagagtgaagctTACCCAGAAATCACTACTCAGAAAGGCAGATAGAAACTCGAAAACTTGAGAGACTAAAAAATGATCAAGATAACAAATTGGAGTAGCTTTACTCTGTGCATTGCCTTCTGAGGTTTTATAGACATGGAATTCCGAAGTTTGCACCTTTTATTCTTCAACTTTTTGTGACAAAAGTATAACTTGCTGATGGGGTTTTCTTTTGAACTTTTGCTGGTGATAATTTGGTGGGGGTTCTACGTACTGTTCTGTGACAAACCTTGCTGGAGGTATAATGTTACCCacacatttatttttgtctCTCACACAAtagttgttaatttcaattctttaattttttttaatttattcaatctgaaaatcaaaaattaaaaagaatgtaaaaagtaaaaaaaaatatgtaaataacaTAATCTtttataaagttaaaaaaaaataaataaaaagtaagtAAGAGAAGCATTTTGATAGTGAAATTGTTTGTTTCCCATTACTTTATTGTTTAACTTCCACTGACGTTTGTAAGTCCATATGGACCCCAATTCACATTTTCataatattaaaatttggaaaagtaaacatttttaatcatttgaATCGGAATTTCTTGACAACTAAGGTACGATCCTAATTTTAAAATGCAGAAAAAATAATGTTATAATCTTTTCTAATACAAAAGATATTATTAGAGAGAATCATTCAACTCAGGGTAATCTTTATTGGATTCAGTTTTTAGATTGCTGCTTTATTgcagtgtttttaagttttagtcCTTTGTACCCCgagttttccttttattcattttcttcaaGATTCTTGGAGAGGTCAAGTTTTTGTTCCTCCTTGTTTCTTGTGTTTGGTTTTTGTCCCTAATCAagtataacttttatttttcatataaataaaaaaaatttgtaccgTCAAGATTAACAAATAAAATCAACTCGAGACATCAAATGTAAGAGATAATGGTTTAATTAAATGTCTAAATTAAACATGTGGATTATTATTCAGTTCACATGTGAGTAGAAATCTGGGTATCTAGTAGTTACATCTTTCTTATTCAAAGACATTATTCAAGTTGTCGTCTTCCATCAGAATGTTAAGCAACCTTGCATAAGCAAGGGATCGAGTTTTTCCACGTACTGTCAATTAATTTAGGGTTAAACCTCAATTACTTCgtaatacataaataaaatttaacattCCGATATCAAACCATCATCCCAGTGTAATGACAAAATCCTAATTGAGCAAAGCAAATCATTCCCACGAGCACTTAaagaaccaacaaaaaaaaaaaaaatctcaccaTCAGCTCGACTAAGAGTTTCGAATCTAAAAAGTAAACTGACCTTGACTTAAGACGAAGGAACCGAGTCCAAAAAACACCAGGGTTT from Pyrus communis chromosome 9, drPyrComm1.1, whole genome shotgun sequence harbors:
- the LOC137745379 gene encoding uncharacterized protein, whose protein sequence is MAYVPPHRRHSKEPEMPLLTPELLAPQFKKNLNVKPYYKSKVDENIVYAHHSTHGWYAIPLDDENQFPSSVNLEPVTLESDELNVGGNHLALMNTGLDNEGGEVKWNLPRSPWESITENVLEDLLLAFKHARNEMKSAKPKEAYPTLTARVGKVLFRRSPSVNMESIRKNLCAEIPRQWRQLFYTNTPVSYKEKIVNEVVPKIGVDFEEEEDIYDVQLSDSMSPDSTLFCRCRVMKEHGKLQLCEASFPIHAN